One window from the genome of Anguilla rostrata isolate EN2019 chromosome 5, ASM1855537v3, whole genome shotgun sequence encodes:
- the tmed3 gene encoding transmembrane emp24 domain-containing protein 3 isoform X3 has translation MRLLGIYSLMLHIALVYCTELTFVLPDNDKQCFFDDLQEGVKIDIDYQVIAGGNYDIDCFVTDPQNNVLYQEKKRQYDSFSHTTTSKGVYKVCFSNEFSTFTHKTVYLDFRAGEEAPLLPDMNRATALTQRLQAHLPVHVLPVITVNLQRIPGHQPPALQRSPRCQLPPVHRGSMAFDGALGQSGEAATSGRCLETDLWGIGLQEHLCFPTRDSRIL, from the exons ATGCGGCTTCTTGGAATTTACAGCTTGATGTTGCATATTGCTTTAGTTTATTGCACAGAGTTAACGTTTGTATTGCCAGATAACGATAAACAATGTTTCTTCGACGATCTACAGGAAGGAGTCAAGATCGACATTGACTATCAA GTCATTGCTGGGGGGAACTACGACATTGACTGTTTTGTTACAGACCCACAGAACAATGTTCTGTAtcaggagaaaaagagacagtATGACAGCTTCTCGCACACAACAACATCCAAGGGTGTTTACAAGGTCTGCTTCAGCAACGAGTTCTCCACTTTCACCCACAAAACTGTCTACCTGGATTTTCGAGCTGGGGAAGAGGCCCCTCTCCTACCTGACATGAACAGAGCCACCGCCCTCACTCAG AGGCTGCAAGCCCACCTCCCTGTCCACGTGTTGCCTGTCATCACAGTGAACCTTCAGAGGATCCCTGGACATCAGCCACCAGCCCTGCAGAGGAGCCCTCGCTGCCAACTGCCACCAGTCCACAGAGGCTCCATGGCTTTCGATGGTGCCTTGGGACAGAGTGGCGAGGCTGCAACCTCCGGGCGGTGCCTCGAAACAGACCTGTGGGGCATCGGCCTCCAGGAGCACCTCTGTTTTCCCACAAGAGATAGCAGGATATTATGA
- the tmed3 gene encoding transmembrane emp24 domain-containing protein 3 isoform X2, translating to MRLLGIYSLMLHIALVYCTELTFVLPDNDKQCFFDDLQEGVKIDIDYQVIAGGNYDIDCFVTDPQNNVLYQEKKRQYDSFSHTTTSKGVYKVCFSNEFSTFTHKTVYLDFRAGEEAPLLPDMNRATALTQMESACLSIHEILKVVTDSQTWYRLREAQDRIRAEDLHERVSYWSIGETVILFVRLQAHLPVHVLPVITVNLQRIPGHQPPALQRSPRCQLPPVHRGSMAFDGALGQSGEAATSGRCLETDLWGIGLQEHLCFPTRDSRIL from the exons ATGCGGCTTCTTGGAATTTACAGCTTGATGTTGCATATTGCTTTAGTTTATTGCACAGAGTTAACGTTTGTATTGCCAGATAACGATAAACAATGTTTCTTCGACGATCTACAGGAAGGAGTCAAGATCGACATTGACTATCAA GTCATTGCTGGGGGGAACTACGACATTGACTGTTTTGTTACAGACCCACAGAACAATGTTCTGTAtcaggagaaaaagagacagtATGACAGCTTCTCGCACACAACAACATCCAAGGGTGTTTACAAGGTCTGCTTCAGCAACGAGTTCTCCACTTTCACCCACAAAACTGTCTACCTGGATTTTCGAGCTGGGGAAGAGGCCCCTCTCCTACCTGACATGAACAGAGCCACCGCCCTCACTCAG ATGGAGTCAGCCTGCCTCTCCATCCATGAGATCTTGAAGGTAGTGACAGACTCACAGACGTGGTACCGGCTCCGGGAGGCACAGGACAGGATTCGGGCTGAGGACCTGCATGAGCGTGTGTCTTACTGGTCCATTGGGGAGACGGTCATCCTGTTCGTG AGGCTGCAAGCCCACCTCCCTGTCCACGTGTTGCCTGTCATCACAGTGAACCTTCAGAGGATCCCTGGACATCAGCCACCAGCCCTGCAGAGGAGCCCTCGCTGCCAACTGCCACCAGTCCACAGAGGCTCCATGGCTTTCGATGGTGCCTTGGGACAGAGTGGCGAGGCTGCAACCTCCGGGCGGTGCCTCGAAACAGACCTGTGGGGCATCGGCCTCCAGGAGCACCTCTGTTTTCCCACAAGAGATAGCAGGATATTATGA
- the tmed3 gene encoding transmembrane emp24 domain-containing protein 3 isoform X1, which translates to MRLLGIYSLMLHIALVYCTELTFVLPDNDKQCFFDDLQEGVKIDIDYQVIAGGNYDIDCFVTDPQNNVLYQEKKRQYDSFSHTTTSKGVYKVCFSNEFSTFTHKTVYLDFRAGEEAPLLPDMNRATALTQMESACLSIHEILKVVTDSQTWYRLREAQDRIRAEDLHERVSYWSIGETVILFVQRLQAHLPVHVLPVITVNLQRIPGHQPPALQRSPRCQLPPVHRGSMAFDGALGQSGEAATSGRCLETDLWGIGLQEHLCFPTRDSRIL; encoded by the exons ATGCGGCTTCTTGGAATTTACAGCTTGATGTTGCATATTGCTTTAGTTTATTGCACAGAGTTAACGTTTGTATTGCCAGATAACGATAAACAATGTTTCTTCGACGATCTACAGGAAGGAGTCAAGATCGACATTGACTATCAA GTCATTGCTGGGGGGAACTACGACATTGACTGTTTTGTTACAGACCCACAGAACAATGTTCTGTAtcaggagaaaaagagacagtATGACAGCTTCTCGCACACAACAACATCCAAGGGTGTTTACAAGGTCTGCTTCAGCAACGAGTTCTCCACTTTCACCCACAAAACTGTCTACCTGGATTTTCGAGCTGGGGAAGAGGCCCCTCTCCTACCTGACATGAACAGAGCCACCGCCCTCACTCAG ATGGAGTCAGCCTGCCTCTCCATCCATGAGATCTTGAAGGTAGTGACAGACTCACAGACGTGGTACCGGCTCCGGGAGGCACAGGACAGGATTCGGGCTGAGGACCTGCATGAGCGTGTGTCTTACTGGTCCATTGGGGAGACGGTCATCCTGTTCGTG CAGAGGCTGCAAGCCCACCTCCCTGTCCACGTGTTGCCTGTCATCACAGTGAACCTTCAGAGGATCCCTGGACATCAGCCACCAGCCCTGCAGAGGAGCCCTCGCTGCCAACTGCCACCAGTCCACAGAGGCTCCATGGCTTTCGATGGTGCCTTGGGACAGAGTGGCGAGGCTGCAACCTCCGGGCGGTGCCTCGAAACAGACCTGTGGGGCATCGGCCTCCAGGAGCACCTCTGTTTTCCCACAAGAGATAGCAGGATATTATGA
- the tmed3 gene encoding transmembrane emp24 domain-containing protein 3 isoform X5: MRLLGIYSLMLHIALVYCTELTFVLPDNDKQCFFDDLQEGVKIDIDYQVIAGGNYDIDCFVTDPQNNVLYQEKKRQYDSFSHTTTSKGVYKVCFSNEFSTFTHKTVYLDFRAGEEAPLLPDMNRATALTQMESACLSIHEILKVVTDSQTWYRLREAQDRIRAEDLHERVSYWSIGETVILFV, translated from the exons ATGCGGCTTCTTGGAATTTACAGCTTGATGTTGCATATTGCTTTAGTTTATTGCACAGAGTTAACGTTTGTATTGCCAGATAACGATAAACAATGTTTCTTCGACGATCTACAGGAAGGAGTCAAGATCGACATTGACTATCAA GTCATTGCTGGGGGGAACTACGACATTGACTGTTTTGTTACAGACCCACAGAACAATGTTCTGTAtcaggagaaaaagagacagtATGACAGCTTCTCGCACACAACAACATCCAAGGGTGTTTACAAGGTCTGCTTCAGCAACGAGTTCTCCACTTTCACCCACAAAACTGTCTACCTGGATTTTCGAGCTGGGGAAGAGGCCCCTCTCCTACCTGACATGAACAGAGCCACCGCCCTCACTCAG ATGGAGTCAGCCTGCCTCTCCATCCATGAGATCTTGAAGGTAGTGACAGACTCACAGACGTGGTACCGGCTCCGGGAGGCACAGGACAGGATTCGGGCTGAGGACCTGCATGAGCGTGTGTCTTACTGGTCCATTGGGGAGACGGTCATCCTGTTCGTG TGA
- the tmed3 gene encoding transmembrane emp24 domain-containing protein 3 isoform X4 — translation MRLLGIYSLMLHIALVYCTELTFVLPDNDKQCFFDDLQEGVKIDIDYQVIAGGNYDIDCFVTDPQNNVLYQEKKRQYDSFSHTTTSKGVYKVCFSNEFSTFTHKTVYLDFRAGEEAPLLPDMNRATALTQMESACLSIHEILKVVTDSQTWYRLREAQDRIRAEDLHERVSYWSIGETVILFVVSIGQVLMLKSFFSEKKTNVAAST, via the exons ATGCGGCTTCTTGGAATTTACAGCTTGATGTTGCATATTGCTTTAGTTTATTGCACAGAGTTAACGTTTGTATTGCCAGATAACGATAAACAATGTTTCTTCGACGATCTACAGGAAGGAGTCAAGATCGACATTGACTATCAA GTCATTGCTGGGGGGAACTACGACATTGACTGTTTTGTTACAGACCCACAGAACAATGTTCTGTAtcaggagaaaaagagacagtATGACAGCTTCTCGCACACAACAACATCCAAGGGTGTTTACAAGGTCTGCTTCAGCAACGAGTTCTCCACTTTCACCCACAAAACTGTCTACCTGGATTTTCGAGCTGGGGAAGAGGCCCCTCTCCTACCTGACATGAACAGAGCCACCGCCCTCACTCAG ATGGAGTCAGCCTGCCTCTCCATCCATGAGATCTTGAAGGTAGTGACAGACTCACAGACGTGGTACCGGCTCCGGGAGGCACAGGACAGGATTCGGGCTGAGGACCTGCATGAGCGTGTGTCTTACTGGTCCATTGGGGAGACGGTCATCCTGTTCGTGGTGAGCATTGGCCAGGTGCTCATGCTCAAGAGCTttttcagtgagaaaaaaaCCAATGTGGCTGCCAGCACTTAG
- the tmed3 gene encoding transmembrane emp24 domain-containing protein 3 isoform X6, with protein sequence MRLLGIYSLMLHIALVYCTELTFVLPDNDKQCFFDDLQEGVKIDIDYQVIAGGNYDIDCFVTDPQNNVLYQEKKRQYDSFSHTTTSKGVYKVCFSNEFSTFTHKTVYLDFRAGEEAPLLPDMNRATALTQMSLEKKNPRCLGPAGGQFRPGGPPGLQYTGGNPAVYLVCTQR encoded by the exons ATGCGGCTTCTTGGAATTTACAGCTTGATGTTGCATATTGCTTTAGTTTATTGCACAGAGTTAACGTTTGTATTGCCAGATAACGATAAACAATGTTTCTTCGACGATCTACAGGAAGGAGTCAAGATCGACATTGACTATCAA GTCATTGCTGGGGGGAACTACGACATTGACTGTTTTGTTACAGACCCACAGAACAATGTTCTGTAtcaggagaaaaagagacagtATGACAGCTTCTCGCACACAACAACATCCAAGGGTGTTTACAAGGTCTGCTTCAGCAACGAGTTCTCCACTTTCACCCACAAAACTGTCTACCTGGATTTTCGAGCTGGGGAAGAGGCCCCTCTCCTACCTGACATGAACAGAGCCACCGCCCTCACTCAG atgtcgctggaaaaaaaaaatccccgatgcttaggcccggcggggggtcaatTTAGGCCCGGTGGGCCACcaggcttgcaatacactggcggaaaccctgcaGTATATTTGGTGTGTACGCAAAGGTGA